The following proteins are co-located in the Anas platyrhynchos isolate ZD024472 breed Pekin duck chromosome 1, IASCAAS_PekinDuck_T2T, whole genome shotgun sequence genome:
- the ING3 gene encoding inhibitor of growth protein 3 isoform X2: MLFSRSRAAGAVGGGAILEGTSPREREAPGRWPGRRHAVSGGLPGDDRAASHGSPRQVHRDARDGPADAMDQLEQRVNEFFMNAKKNKPEWREEQMTSIKKDYYKALEDADEKVQLANQIYDLVDRHLRKLDQELAKFKMELEADNAGITEILERRSLELDTPSQPVNNHHAHSHTPVEKRKHNPSSHHSATDHVPEKKFKSEALLSTLTSDASKENTPGSGAGAITMAAAQAVQATAQMKEGRRTSSLKASYEAFKNNDFQLGREFSLSRDSTGYSSSALASTLTQTLSSSNTDSRSGRKSKNNNKSSSQQSSSSSSSSSLSSCSSSSALAQELSQQTAVIPESDSNSQVDWTYDPNEPRYCICNQVSYGEMVGCDNQDCPIEWFHYGCVGLTEAPKGKWYCPQCTAAMKRRGSRHK; encoded by the exons ATGTTGTTTTCGCGGAGTCGGGCGGCGGGTGCTGTTGGCGGCGGCGCCATCTTGGAAGGGACGAGCCCCCGCGAGCGAGAAGCCCCTGGGCGCTGGCCCGGCCGCCGCCATGCTGTATCTGGAGGACTACCTGGAGA TGATCGAGCAGCTTCCCATGGATCTCCGCGACAGGTTCACCGAGATGCGCGAGATGGACCTGCAG ATGCAATGGATCAGCTTGAGCAGAGGGTAAATGAATTTTTTATGAacgcaaagaaaaacaaacctgaatGGAGAGAAGAACAAATGACATCAATCAAAAAA GATTATTATAAGGCTTTGGAAGATGCAGACGAAAAAGTACAACTGGCTAATCAAATATATGATTTG GTAGACCGTCACTTAAGAAAACTGGACCAGGAACTAGCTAAATTTAAAATGGAACTTGAAGCAGACAATGCTGGGATTACAGAAATACTAGAGAGAC GGTCTCTGGAGCTGGATACACCCTCACAGCCTGTGAATAACCATCATGCCCATTCTCACACTCCAGTAGAGA AAAGGAAACACAATCCATCTTCTCACCATAGTGCAACAGATCATGTTCCTGAGAAGAAGTTTAAATCTGAAGCTCTTCTATCTACCCTTACTTCAGATGCTTCTAAAGAAAATACACCAG GATCGGGGGCCGGTGCTATTACCATGGCAGCAGCTCAAGCAGTGCAAGCCACAGCACAG atgaaggaaggaagaagaacaTCCAGTCTAAAAGCCAGCTATGAAGCATTTAAGAACAATGATTTTCAGCTTGGAAGAGAATTTTCATTATCCAGAGATTCAACTGGGTATTCATCATCAGCTCTGGCATCTACGTTAACACAAACATTAAGTTCATCAAACACAGATTCACGAAGTGGCAGAAAAAGCAA aaacaacaacaaatcctCAAGTCAGCAGTCCTCATCATCATCCTCTTCATCCTCTCTGTCGTCGTGTTCTTCTTCATCTGCACTGGCACAAGAACTGTCTCAGCAAACAGCAGTAATACCGGAGTCTGATTCCAATAGCCAAGTTGACTGGACCTATGATCCAAATGAGCCACGTTACTGCATTTGTAATCAG GTGTCGTACGGTGAAATGGTAGGCTGTGATAACCAAGAT TGCCCCATTGAGTGGTTCCATTATGGATGTGTTGGACTGACAGAAGCACCAAAAGGGAAATGGTACTGTCCACAGTGTACGGCTGCAATGAAAAGAAGAGGCAGTAGACATAAATAA
- the ING3 gene encoding inhibitor of growth protein 3 isoform X3, with translation MLYLEDYLEMIEQLPMDLRDRFTEMREMDLQVQNAMDQLEQRVNEFFMNAKKNKPEWREEQMTSIKKDYYKALEDADEKVQLANQIYDLVDRHLRKLDQELAKFKMELEADNAGITEILERRSLELDTPSQPVNNHHAHSHTPVEKRKHNPSSHHSATDHVPEKKFKSEALLSTLTSDASKENTPGCRNNSSSSSSNNAYNTNSSQPLASYNLGSLSSGSGAGAITMAAAQAVQATAQMKEGRRTSSLKASYEAFKNNDFQLGREFSLSRDSTGYSSSALASTLTQTLSSSNTDSRSGRKSKNNNKSSSQQSSSSSSSSSLSSCSSSSALAQELSQQTAVIPESDSNSQVDWTYDPNEPRYCICNQVSYGEMVGCDNQDCPIEWFHYGCVGLTEAPKGKWYCPQCTAAMKRRGSRHK, from the exons ATGCTGTATCTGGAGGACTACCTGGAGA TGATCGAGCAGCTTCCCATGGATCTCCGCGACAGGTTCACCGAGATGCGCGAGATGGACCTGCAGGTGCAGA ATGCAATGGATCAGCTTGAGCAGAGGGTAAATGAATTTTTTATGAacgcaaagaaaaacaaacctgaatGGAGAGAAGAACAAATGACATCAATCAAAAAA GATTATTATAAGGCTTTGGAAGATGCAGACGAAAAAGTACAACTGGCTAATCAAATATATGATTTG GTAGACCGTCACTTAAGAAAACTGGACCAGGAACTAGCTAAATTTAAAATGGAACTTGAAGCAGACAATGCTGGGATTACAGAAATACTAGAGAGAC GGTCTCTGGAGCTGGATACACCCTCACAGCCTGTGAATAACCATCATGCCCATTCTCACACTCCAGTAGAGA AAAGGAAACACAATCCATCTTCTCACCATAGTGCAACAGATCATGTTCCTGAGAAGAAGTTTAAATCTGAAGCTCTTCTATCTACCCTTACTTCAGATGCTTCTAAAGAAAATACACCAG GGTGTCGAAACAATAGTTCATCATCTTCTTCAAACAATGCATACAATACAAACTCTTCTCAACCATTGGCATCATATAACCTGGGCTCATTATCTTCAGGATCGGGGGCCGGTGCTATTACCATGGCAGCAGCTCAAGCAGTGCAAGCCACAGCACAG atgaaggaaggaagaagaacaTCCAGTCTAAAAGCCAGCTATGAAGCATTTAAGAACAATGATTTTCAGCTTGGAAGAGAATTTTCATTATCCAGAGATTCAACTGGGTATTCATCATCAGCTCTGGCATCTACGTTAACACAAACATTAAGTTCATCAAACACAGATTCACGAAGTGGCAGAAAAAGCAA aaacaacaacaaatcctCAAGTCAGCAGTCCTCATCATCATCCTCTTCATCCTCTCTGTCGTCGTGTTCTTCTTCATCTGCACTGGCACAAGAACTGTCTCAGCAAACAGCAGTAATACCGGAGTCTGATTCCAATAGCCAAGTTGACTGGACCTATGATCCAAATGAGCCACGTTACTGCATTTGTAATCAG GTGTCGTACGGTGAAATGGTAGGCTGTGATAACCAAGAT TGCCCCATTGAGTGGTTCCATTATGGATGTGTTGGACTGACAGAAGCACCAAAAGGGAAATGGTACTGTCCACAGTGTACGGCTGCAATGAAAAGAAGAGGCAGTAGACATAAATAA
- the ING3 gene encoding inhibitor of growth protein 3 isoform X4, which yields MDQLEQRVNEFFMNAKKNKPEWREEQMTSIKKDYYKALEDADEKVQLANQIYDLVDRHLRKLDQELAKFKMELEADNAGITEILERRSLELDTPSQPVNNHHAHSHTPVEKRKHNPSSHHSATDHVPEKKFKSEALLSTLTSDASKENTPGCRNNSSSSSSNNAYNTNSSQPLASYNLGSLSSGSGAGAITMAAAQAVQATAQMKEGRRTSSLKASYEAFKNNDFQLGREFSLSRDSTGYSSSALASTLTQTLSSSNTDSRSGRKSKNNNKSSSQQSSSSSSSSSLSSCSSSSALAQELSQQTAVIPESDSNSQVDWTYDPNEPRYCICNQVSYGEMVGCDNQDCPIEWFHYGCVGLTEAPKGKWYCPQCTAAMKRRGSRHK from the exons ATGGATCAGCTTGAGCAGAGGGTAAATGAATTTTTTATGAacgcaaagaaaaacaaacctgaatGGAGAGAAGAACAAATGACATCAATCAAAAAA GATTATTATAAGGCTTTGGAAGATGCAGACGAAAAAGTACAACTGGCTAATCAAATATATGATTTG GTAGACCGTCACTTAAGAAAACTGGACCAGGAACTAGCTAAATTTAAAATGGAACTTGAAGCAGACAATGCTGGGATTACAGAAATACTAGAGAGAC GGTCTCTGGAGCTGGATACACCCTCACAGCCTGTGAATAACCATCATGCCCATTCTCACACTCCAGTAGAGA AAAGGAAACACAATCCATCTTCTCACCATAGTGCAACAGATCATGTTCCTGAGAAGAAGTTTAAATCTGAAGCTCTTCTATCTACCCTTACTTCAGATGCTTCTAAAGAAAATACACCAG GGTGTCGAAACAATAGTTCATCATCTTCTTCAAACAATGCATACAATACAAACTCTTCTCAACCATTGGCATCATATAACCTGGGCTCATTATCTTCAGGATCGGGGGCCGGTGCTATTACCATGGCAGCAGCTCAAGCAGTGCAAGCCACAGCACAG atgaaggaaggaagaagaacaTCCAGTCTAAAAGCCAGCTATGAAGCATTTAAGAACAATGATTTTCAGCTTGGAAGAGAATTTTCATTATCCAGAGATTCAACTGGGTATTCATCATCAGCTCTGGCATCTACGTTAACACAAACATTAAGTTCATCAAACACAGATTCACGAAGTGGCAGAAAAAGCAA aaacaacaacaaatcctCAAGTCAGCAGTCCTCATCATCATCCTCTTCATCCTCTCTGTCGTCGTGTTCTTCTTCATCTGCACTGGCACAAGAACTGTCTCAGCAAACAGCAGTAATACCGGAGTCTGATTCCAATAGCCAAGTTGACTGGACCTATGATCCAAATGAGCCACGTTACTGCATTTGTAATCAG GTGTCGTACGGTGAAATGGTAGGCTGTGATAACCAAGAT TGCCCCATTGAGTGGTTCCATTATGGATGTGTTGGACTGACAGAAGCACCAAAAGGGAAATGGTACTGTCCACAGTGTACGGCTGCAATGAAAAGAAGAGGCAGTAGACATAAATAA
- the ING3 gene encoding inhibitor of growth protein 3 isoform X1, translating to MLFSRSRAAGAVGGGAILEGTSPREREAPGRWPGRRHAVSGGLPGDDRAASHGSPRQVHRDARDGPADAMDQLEQRVNEFFMNAKKNKPEWREEQMTSIKKDYYKALEDADEKVQLANQIYDLVDRHLRKLDQELAKFKMELEADNAGITEILERRSLELDTPSQPVNNHHAHSHTPVEKRKHNPSSHHSATDHVPEKKFKSEALLSTLTSDASKENTPGCRNNSSSSSSNNAYNTNSSQPLASYNLGSLSSGSGAGAITMAAAQAVQATAQMKEGRRTSSLKASYEAFKNNDFQLGREFSLSRDSTGYSSSALASTLTQTLSSSNTDSRSGRKSKNNNKSSSQQSSSSSSSSSLSSCSSSSALAQELSQQTAVIPESDSNSQVDWTYDPNEPRYCICNQVSYGEMVGCDNQDCPIEWFHYGCVGLTEAPKGKWYCPQCTAAMKRRGSRHK from the exons ATGTTGTTTTCGCGGAGTCGGGCGGCGGGTGCTGTTGGCGGCGGCGCCATCTTGGAAGGGACGAGCCCCCGCGAGCGAGAAGCCCCTGGGCGCTGGCCCGGCCGCCGCCATGCTGTATCTGGAGGACTACCTGGAGA TGATCGAGCAGCTTCCCATGGATCTCCGCGACAGGTTCACCGAGATGCGCGAGATGGACCTGCAG ATGCAATGGATCAGCTTGAGCAGAGGGTAAATGAATTTTTTATGAacgcaaagaaaaacaaacctgaatGGAGAGAAGAACAAATGACATCAATCAAAAAA GATTATTATAAGGCTTTGGAAGATGCAGACGAAAAAGTACAACTGGCTAATCAAATATATGATTTG GTAGACCGTCACTTAAGAAAACTGGACCAGGAACTAGCTAAATTTAAAATGGAACTTGAAGCAGACAATGCTGGGATTACAGAAATACTAGAGAGAC GGTCTCTGGAGCTGGATACACCCTCACAGCCTGTGAATAACCATCATGCCCATTCTCACACTCCAGTAGAGA AAAGGAAACACAATCCATCTTCTCACCATAGTGCAACAGATCATGTTCCTGAGAAGAAGTTTAAATCTGAAGCTCTTCTATCTACCCTTACTTCAGATGCTTCTAAAGAAAATACACCAG GGTGTCGAAACAATAGTTCATCATCTTCTTCAAACAATGCATACAATACAAACTCTTCTCAACCATTGGCATCATATAACCTGGGCTCATTATCTTCAGGATCGGGGGCCGGTGCTATTACCATGGCAGCAGCTCAAGCAGTGCAAGCCACAGCACAG atgaaggaaggaagaagaacaTCCAGTCTAAAAGCCAGCTATGAAGCATTTAAGAACAATGATTTTCAGCTTGGAAGAGAATTTTCATTATCCAGAGATTCAACTGGGTATTCATCATCAGCTCTGGCATCTACGTTAACACAAACATTAAGTTCATCAAACACAGATTCACGAAGTGGCAGAAAAAGCAA aaacaacaacaaatcctCAAGTCAGCAGTCCTCATCATCATCCTCTTCATCCTCTCTGTCGTCGTGTTCTTCTTCATCTGCACTGGCACAAGAACTGTCTCAGCAAACAGCAGTAATACCGGAGTCTGATTCCAATAGCCAAGTTGACTGGACCTATGATCCAAATGAGCCACGTTACTGCATTTGTAATCAG GTGTCGTACGGTGAAATGGTAGGCTGTGATAACCAAGAT TGCCCCATTGAGTGGTTCCATTATGGATGTGTTGGACTGACAGAAGCACCAAAAGGGAAATGGTACTGTCCACAGTGTACGGCTGCAATGAAAAGAAGAGGCAGTAGACATAAATAA